The nucleotide window GACGGCCTGCGTTGTGGTCGTCCTTCTGGGAGGAACGATTTTCGCCCTGGTCCGGCATCTGCAGAGCAGCTCCTGGGAAACTCTGATGGAGCAGGGAAAAACCCTGTACGACGCGGAGGACTATTCCTCCGCCTTCGACACGTGGAAGCAGACGGCCGAAAAATATCCCAACCGCGTTGAACCCGTCGTGGGCATGGCTCAGGCCGCCGAAAAAATGGGACAGACGGAGCTCGCCATCGATCTTTATCACGCCGGACTGGAGATTCTGCCCTTCGACGCCTCCTCCTTCCGGGCCAGGCTGCTCTGCGAGAGAGGGAGGCTTTACGTTTTTCTGAAGGACTGGGAAAGCGCCCAGCAAAATTTCGAATCGGCGACCTTCCTGGACACCACGAACTTCACCGCCTGGTTCTCCCTGGGGGCCGTGCTGGAGGAACGGGGAAGGTCTCAGGACGCCCTGAAGGCCTATCGTCACGCTCTGGATCTCAGCCCTTCCTCCGATCAGGCCAGAGAATCCGTAGCGCGGATGACGGCGCTGCTGGCTCTTTCCGAAGAGAGCTCCGCCGCCGCCGCGAAGAAACAAAAATACACGGAAGCCCTGCAGGTGGGGACCGTAGCGCTGAAGCTGCGACGTTACCCGGAGGCCTCCCAGAAGTTTGCCGAGGCTCTCGCCATACGCAGCGACGACGCCGTGGCGTGGCTGGGGTTCGCGGAGGCCCGTCAGGGACTGGGAGATCTGGCCGGCGCGATCAAATCCTGTGAACGGGCCCTGGAAAAAGACCCCGGCAACGCCGACGCGCAAAGCCGTCTGGAGGCCCTTCTCAGGGAAAAATCGCCCCAGAGGAAGAAACCCCAGCCCTCCTCCAAAACCAGTTCCTCCAAAACCAAAAAGCCCGCTTCGGACCAATAGCATCCGAAACGGCCTTCCGGGGACCGGAGGCTCTGGTTCGCCTTCTTCCGCCATCGGAAAATACCATCGTCGGGGAATACGTTATAATTACTTCCATTCACTTTGACTCACTTTGACAGGGGGGGCTGAAAATGGGGGATGTATTGAGCAACGCGCGGCTGAAGGGGCAGGAGCTTGTGGCGAATGCCGTGGTGAAGGCTTTGCAGAAGAAGGGGTACGAAGCCGTCAGCGTCGCCACGAAGGAGGCGGCTCTGGCGGAGGTGCTGAAACTGATTCCATCGGGAGCGTCGGTGGGAGTGCCGGGGACGGTGACGATTCGGGAAATCGGAGCGATGGAGAAGCTGGCGGAACAGGGCTGCACGATTTACCACCACTGGCAGCCGGGGCTTACGCCGGAGGCCCGTATGCAGGTTCTCGACAACGAAAACCACGCGGATTACTTCCTGACCAGCGCCAACGCCATCACCCGTGACGGGAAAATTGTCAGCGTCGACGGCAACGGAAATCGAGTCAGCGGCATGGCCTGGGGGCGGGGCGTCCTGATCTTCGTCATCGGCGTCAACAAGGTCGTTCCCAGTCTGGAGGCCGCTCTGGACCGCGTGCACGCGGCCAGCATTCCCAACAGCCTGCGGCTCAACGAAAACCCGCCCTGTCTGCAAACGGGATACTGCCTGGACTGCGATTCCCCGTCACGGGTCTGCAGGGCGCTTCTGATACTGGAAAGACCCGTCAACGGGCGTAAAACCCACGTCATCATGGTTGGGGAGAATCTGGGTTACTGAGCAATTTTCAAAAAAGAACGCCGGGTGGGCCGAAGGGTCTCCACCCGGCACTGAGAAGGAGTTCAATGTGCCTAACAGAGATAAAATCGCACTGATCCTCGCGGGAGGCGAAATCATTTACAAGCACGTCTCGTCCGAGACGGAAGTGGTTCCCGTCGATGCGGAAGAACTGCGGACCTGGTTCCCGCCGGAAACGAGAGAAGAGGTATTCATCGTGGACTGGAGCCGCCAGCCCATCAGTCATTACACCCTGCGAATGTGCAGCGACCTGGTTCAGCTGGCGGGAAAGCAGATTGAAGAGGGCTCGAAGGGCGTCGTCGTTTCGGCGGGGACTCAGGCTCTGACGGAGGTCGCCTACTTTGCCGACCTGGTGTGGAATTACCCCCAGCCCCTCGTTTTTACGGCCTCCATCGGATACGCGGGAATGCCGGGCGCCGAGACGGAGCTGTACATGCAGCAGGCCGTTCAGGCGGCGGCGTCTCAGTCCTGCTGGGGTCAGGGGCCTCTGATCTGCCTTCAGAGCAGCCTTTACGCCGCGGTGGACCTTCTGCAAACCTCCAACTACACCCATACGAGTTTCGTTTCTCCCCCCTGCGGACCTCTGGCCTGTTTCTGCGAGCCACGCGGAGACCTGAAAATTCTTCGCTCCGCCCGCCGAAGCGGCAGAGTCATGAACATCGACACCCTCCCCGCCCGTCACGTGGAAATTCTGGAGGCCTCCCTGGGCGGAGGCGATCTTCTCCTGAACGCCCTTCTGGAGGGCCGCATCTCCGAACTGGACGGGCTGGTGCTCTCCACCTTCGGAGGCGGCGACGTTCCGCCCTCCTGGGTTCCCCTGCTTCGGAAGGTCATTCGCGCCGGAGTGCCCGTCGTTCTGGTCTCCCGCTGCCCCATCGGACGCATTCAGGCGGGGCAGGATTTCGAGGGCTCTTCCTCACGGCTTCTGGAGATGGAGCTCATCAGCGCGGGAACCCTTACGCCTCTGCAGGCGCGTATTCGTCTGGCTCTCGGGCTGGGCGCCGAGCTGTCGGATCAGGATTTGCGCGCCTGGATGCTGGACGAGTAAATCAATGCCTGTTGCAGCGATTATCGGCAGACCCAATACGGGGAAATCTTCTCTTTTCAACCGGCTGATCGGACGGCGGGAGGCCATCGTCGACGACATGCCCGGCGTGACCCGCGACCGCCTTTACGGCGAGGTCGAGTGGAAGGGGCGTTCCTTCTACGCCATCGACACCGGAGGCATTTTAGGCGAGGAGAGTTCCTTCAGTGCGGGAATAGAGTCCCATGTGAAACAGGCCCTCGCGGAGTGCGACCTGGCCGTCATGCTCGTGGACGGGACGGTGGGGATCACTCCGGCGGACGAGGCGGTGGCGCATCTTCTCAGACGAAGTAAAAAAAGCGTGATCGTCGCCGTCAACAAGATCGACGACCTGAAGCACGAGCCTCGCATCGCCGACGCCTACGCGCTGGGTTTCGAGGACGTGCTGGGGATCAGCGCCCTGCACATGCGCAGCCTGGACGAACTTCTGGACCTGATTCTGGAAAAACTTCCCGAGGTTGAGGAAACCCGGGACGAGGACGAAATCCGCATCTCCATCGTCGGACGCCCCAACGTGGGCAAATCCAGCCTGCTGAACAAACTGGCGAAGGAAGAACGCGCACTGGTCAGCCCCATCGCCGGAACCACCCGGGATCCGGTGGATACCTCCGTTGTTATGGAAGGACGCCGTTTCCGACTGATCGACACGGCGGGACTGCGCAAAAAGAGCCGCATGGACTCGGACCTCGAATACTATTCTTTCGTGCGGACGCTTTCGGCCATCGACCGCTCGGACGTGGCCCTGCTGCTCATGGAGGCTGAAGAGCCCTGCACGGACGTTGACAAGAAGCTCGCCACCCACGTCCTGGAGAAGGGACGCGGGCTTGTTCTTCTGGTGAATAAGTGGGATCTCCTGTCTCAGAAGGACAGAGCCGGAGATAAGATGATCCAGAAAATCCGCGATGACATGCCCTTTTTGTCTTGGGCCCCCATTCTTTTCG belongs to Synergistaceae bacterium and includes:
- a CDS encoding tetratricopeptide repeat protein, giving the protein MRKDLEGWLKGEKGPLPPAAERPDFPVISLLPSPPPGNRPPTAAPLASAPSLLSFIKTPSEEVEESSPGKTPSSGSSSILPSAPSFPPAPESLPVVLPDGEEPREEEPATPEENGNEAEAKITAEKESAPETEETTEAISEETEETKEEKPEENTENTAEETAPEKKEPEEEPASGTDGVGVSSNPEDAEEEVLPSPSEPSETGENPSEKEENEYDRKNDQNDDEIRTHDTTERSGAAGISVFVGRTLSRWESSLRSAVRAMGFPPMRRGASSFPENERGRSHGVLWFLLTACVVVVLLGGTIFALVRHLQSSSWETLMEQGKTLYDAEDYSSAFDTWKQTAEKYPNRVEPVVGMAQAAEKMGQTELAIDLYHAGLEILPFDASSFRARLLCERGRLYVFLKDWESAQQNFESATFLDTTNFTAWFSLGAVLEERGRSQDALKAYRHALDLSPSSDQARESVARMTALLALSEESSAAAAKKQKYTEALQVGTVALKLRRYPEASQKFAEALAIRSDDAVAWLGFAEARQGLGDLAGAIKSCERALEKDPGNADAQSRLEALLREKSPQRKKPQPSSKTSSSKTKKPASDQ
- a CDS encoding lactate utilization protein, producing the protein MGDVLSNARLKGQELVANAVVKALQKKGYEAVSVATKEAALAEVLKLIPSGASVGVPGTVTIREIGAMEKLAEQGCTIYHHWQPGLTPEARMQVLDNENHADYFLTSANAITRDGKIVSVDGNGNRVSGMAWGRGVLIFVIGVNKVVPSLEAALDRVHAASIPNSLRLNENPPCLQTGYCLDCDSPSRVCRALLILERPVNGRKTHVIMVGENLGY
- a CDS encoding asparaginase domain-containing protein, giving the protein MPNRDKIALILAGGEIIYKHVSSETEVVPVDAEELRTWFPPETREEVFIVDWSRQPISHYTLRMCSDLVQLAGKQIEEGSKGVVVSAGTQALTEVAYFADLVWNYPQPLVFTASIGYAGMPGAETELYMQQAVQAAASQSCWGQGPLICLQSSLYAAVDLLQTSNYTHTSFVSPPCGPLACFCEPRGDLKILRSARRSGRVMNIDTLPARHVEILEASLGGGDLLLNALLEGRISELDGLVLSTFGGGDVPPSWVPLLRKVIRAGVPVVLVSRCPIGRIQAGQDFEGSSSRLLEMELISAGTLTPLQARIRLALGLGAELSDQDLRAWMLDE
- the der gene encoding ribosome biogenesis GTPase Der, with protein sequence MPVAAIIGRPNTGKSSLFNRLIGRREAIVDDMPGVTRDRLYGEVEWKGRSFYAIDTGGILGEESSFSAGIESHVKQALAECDLAVMLVDGTVGITPADEAVAHLLRRSKKSVIVAVNKIDDLKHEPRIADAYALGFEDVLGISALHMRSLDELLDLILEKLPEVEETRDEDEIRISIVGRPNVGKSSLLNKLAKEERALVSPIAGTTRDPVDTSVVMEGRRFRLIDTAGLRKKSRMDSDLEYYSFVRTLSAIDRSDVALLLMEAEEPCTDVDKKLATHVLEKGRGLVLLVNKWDLLSQKDRAGDKMIQKIRDDMPFLSWAPILFASALNGRGVRKIAPAAIEVFENRRHRIPTNLLNRLMRDVLAFDRLPSNKRGKSLRIYYCLQSDVEPPTFVFFVNDPNIVDSSFENHIHKELRSLGNFSGSPIRTFWRGKDEQGK